A region of Toxorhynchites rutilus septentrionalis strain SRP chromosome 1, ASM2978413v1, whole genome shotgun sequence DNA encodes the following proteins:
- the LOC129761162 gene encoding uncharacterized protein LOC129761162 has translation MNPVPCCHAVVHNTTLDEKIERFWTIEELQDVPKLTQEELDCEEHFRTTFSRDATGRYVVRLPKRMGFEQMIGESKETALRRLMQLERRFNKDPELRRRYNEEIRAYLDQNHMKLVPEQELKRDKRIAFYLPHHPVFKELSSTTKIRPVFDGSSKTSSNYSLNDGLMTGPVIQDTLFDLLLRFRKYFVALVADIEKMYLQVMVHPDDTALLRILYRFSPSEPIATYEMSRVTFGLAPSSFLATRCLQQLALDDGDQHPRAKAALVNDFYVDDFIGGANSEEEAILLRHELEQLLSKGGFRLRKWVSNLETVLTGLPLGELGTSSTLNFDQERVKTLGVNWQPGPGLLSIDVSGFAVSGQWTRRKVYSVIAQLFDPTGITAPVITWAKIRMQLLWVATQGWDDSLSPDLEEQWADFYQQLPLLSNIKVDRYAFTDHPALTQFHVFSDASEAAYGACIYARSISRFGRIKVELLAAKSRPASLKKITLARLELCGALVAARLYRMTVHALKMEEIEAWFWSDSTIVLSWLKLPPYVWPTFVANRVSHIQELTKGHRWNHVKGTENPADLVSRGVMPKDLADLSHWFHGPPWLSLFDQHWNTREHLKYEKPSEESLQMKKSVLVVADSSQPHPFLGHFSCYWKLLRITAYCMRFIRNCKRHSSSPTIPILSVTDLKGAKYALVRCVQLESFSVEIKALANHRIIPAHLSLKRLNPFLDQQGILRVGGRLKLAGESYSVRHPMIIPGNHSFSRQMAVAYHVMALHSGPRMTLAQIRQEFWPLNGRALATFTFRNCIRCFRSNLVPISQPPGQLPKPRTTPTRAFAFTGVDYCGPVYLKPVHRRAAAQKAYIAIFVCFSTKAVHLELVGDLTTAAFLAALRRFVSRRGLPAEIHLDNGLNFQGASNHLRELYDLLHDPTVAAKITSQTSQRGIIWKFIPPRAPNFGGLWEAAVKSAKLSLIRVLGKRQLSFEDMTTILTQVEAVMNARPLTPLSEDPDELDVLTPGHFLTGTSLLALPDPDYTDVATNRLQHYQQLQQLVQQHWKRWRREYISQLHNQNQRFPQATKLKIGQMVVLKEDNNAAIEWPLARIIEVYPGPDDVVRVVKLRTPSGAVYKRQASRVCLLPFEKIAANPLLTSATPEH, from the coding sequence ATGAACCCAGTCCCTTGCTGCCACGCGGTGGTCCATAATACCACTCTGGATGAAAAAATTGAGCGATTTTGGACAATCGAAGAACTGCAAGATGTGCCGAAGCTGACGCAAGAAGAACTTGACTGTGAAGAacactttcgaaccactttctCTCGTGATGCAACGGGACGATACGTGGTGCGTCTGCCGAAGCGGATGGGGTTCGAGCAGATGATCGGTGAATCGAAAGAAACAGCGTTGCGGAGACTTATGCAGCTCGAACGGCGGTTCAACAAAGACCCTGAGTTGCGTAGGCGGTACAACGAAGAGATACGCGCCTATCTAGATCAGAACCACATGAAGCTTGTTCCAGAACAAGAGCTGAAACGCGATAAACGGATCGCTTTCTACCTCCCTCATCATCCTGTCTTCAAGGAATTGAGCTCCACCACGAAGATTCGGCCCGTATTTGATGGCTCATCCAAGACGTCATCCAACTACTCGCTAAACGATGGGCTAATGACAGGTCCGGTAATCCAGGACACCCTCTTTGATCTGCTACTTCGCTTCCGCAAATATTTTGTGGCTCTCGTTGCTGACATCGAAAAGATGTACCTTCAGGTAATGGTACATCCAGACGATACTGCTTTGTTACGTATTCTGTATAGATTCTCGCCCTCGGAACCAATTGCAACATACGAGATGTCTAGAGTCACTTTTGGTTTGGCTCCATCATCGTTCCTTGCTACGCGATGTTTGCAGCAACTAGCACTCGACGATGGTGATCAACACCCAAGAGCAAAAGCGGCGCTCGTTAACGATTTTTATGTCGACGATTTTATCGGAGGAGCGAACTCCGAAGAAGAGGCTATTTTGCTACGGCATGAATTGGAGCAGTTGCTGTCAAAGGGTGGCTTCAGACTGCGAAAATGGGTGTCAAATTTGGAAACTGTGTTGACAGGACTACCTCTTGGTGAACTGGGAACATCATCTACGCTAAATTTTGATCAGGAGCGCGTGAAAACGCTAGGAGTAAACTGGCAACCAGGGCCAGGTTTACTTAGCATCGACGTATCAGGTTTCGCTGTAAGCGGACAGTGGACTAGACGCAAGGTTTATTCTGTCATCGCACAATTGTTCGATCCCACCGGTATCACAGCACCCGTAATTACATGGGCTAAGATTCGGATGCAGTTACTATGGGTTGCCACTCAAGGATGGGATGATTCATTGTCACCAGACTTGGAGGAACAATGGGCAGATTTTTATCAGCAGCTCCCGTTACTTTCCAACATCAAGGTGGACCGATATGCGTTTACCGATCATCCGGCATTGACACAGTTTCACGTATTTTCGGATGCGTCCGAAGCTGCCTACGGCGCGTGCATCTACGCTCGTTCTATCAGTCGGTTTGGGCGGATCAAAGTAGAGTTGTTGGCAGCGAAATCTCGCCCAGCAAGCCTGAAGAAAATCACACTAGCAAGGTTAGAGCTATGCGGTGCCCTCGTTGCGGCTAGACTTTACCGTATGACTGTTCACGCCCTGAAAATGGAGGAAATTGAGGCTTGGTTCTGGTCTGATTCAACCATCGTTCTTTCGTGGCTGAAGCTGCCACCTTACGTGTGGCCTACATTCGTCGCAAACCGGGTCTCACACATCCAAGAGCTTACGAAGGGACACCGATGGAACCACGTAAAGGGGACGGAGAATCCTGCTGATCTGGTGTCGCGAGGTGTTATGCCAAAGGATCTAGCAGATTTGTCGCATTGGTTCCATGGTCCGCCGTGGTTGTCACTATTCGACCAACATTGGAACACCAGAGAACATTTGAAATACGAGAAGCCATCGGAGGAATCATTGCAGATGAAGAAAAGCGTCCTCGTGGTAGCAGACTCCTCCCAACCTCATCCTTTTCTGGGTCACTTTTCGTGTTATTGGAAGCTATTGCGGATTACAGCCTATTGTATGAGATTCATCCGGAATTGTAAACGTCACAGCTCGTCCCCCACCATCCCAATTCTCAGCGTCACCGATCTTAAAGGAGCCAAGTACGCACTGGTACGGTGTGTTCAGCTGGAGTCATTCTCTGTGGAAATCAAGGCACTCGCAAACCATCGTATTATTCCAGCTCACTTGTCGTTAAAACGGCTCAACCCTTTCCTGGATCAGCAGGGTATACTTCGTGTAGGTGGCCGGCTCAAACTTGCTGGAGAATCGTACTCTGTTCGGCATCCCATGATTATCCCCGGCAATCATTCTTTCTCGCGACAGATGGCAGTCGCTTACCACGTAATGGCACTTCATTCTGGTCCCCGCATGACACTCGCTCAAATTCGGCAGGAATTCTGGCCTTTAAATGGTAGGGCACTGGCAACCTTTACTTTCCGGAACTGCATTCGCTGCTTCCGAAGCAACCTTGTTCCTATATCTCAACCTCCTGGTCAACTTCCTAAGCCACGTACAACTCCCACTCGTGCATTCGCTTTTACCGGTGTAGACTACTGTGGTCCAGTCTACTTGAAGCCCGTGCATCGTCGCGCTGCTGCTCAAAAGGCTTACATCGCCATTTTTGTGTGCTTCAGCACGAAAGCGGTCCATCTCGAGCTGGTAGGCGATCTCACAACGGCCGCCTTTCTGGCTGCCCTGCGTCGCTTCGTGTCCCGTAGAGGCCTACCCGCCGAGATTCACTTGGACAATGGTCTCAACTTCCAGGGTGCCAGTAACCATCTTCGAGAGCTGTACGACTTACTGCATGATCCGACGGTGGCAGCTAAAATCACTAGCCAAACCTCCCAGCGAGGCATTATTTGGAAATTTATCCCGCCACGAGCACCCAATTTCGGCGGGCTTTGGGAAGCAGCAGTGAAGTCTGCGAAGCTGTCGCTCATCCGAGTTCTGGGCAAACGACAACTTTCCTTCGAGGACATGACGACGATCCTCACTCAGGTCGAGGCGGTAATGAATGCTCGACCACTCACTCCGCTGTCGGAAGATCCCGACGAATTGGACGTGCTCACTCCTGGGCATTTCCTGACAGGAACCTCCCTATTAGCATTACCTGATCCGGATTACACTGATGTTGCAACGAACCGGCTACAACACTACCAGCAATTGCAGCAACTAGTACAGCAGCATTGGAAGCGGTGGAGGCGAGAATACATCTCGCAACTTCACAACCAGAATCAGCGATTTCCTCAAGCGACAAAGCTAAAGATCGGACAAATGGTTGTGCTCAAGGAGGACAACAACGCGGCTATCGAGTGGCCTCTAGCTCGTATCATCGAAGTCTACCCTGGCCCCGACGATGTAGTCAGAGTAGTGAAACTACGAACACCGAGTGGAGCCGTCTACAAACGTCAGGCTTCACGTGTTTGTCTATTACCATTCGAGAAGATAGCTGCCAACCCACTACTCACTAGTGCAACTCCGGAGCACTAG